A region from the uncultured Macellibacteroides sp. genome encodes:
- a CDS encoding electron transfer flavoprotein subunit alpha/FixB family protein, with the protein MNNLFVYCEIEDGIVADVSLELLTKGRSLATQLGCRLEAVAAGTKLDGIGAQVFPFGVDVLHIFDDARLFPYTSLPHTSVLVNLFTEEKPQIALMGATSIGRDLGPRVSSALTSGLTADCTSLEIGDHEEKKENKVYKNLLYQIRPAFGGNIVATIVNPECRPQMATVREGVMKKEILDPSYKGETIKHDVNKYVSETDFVVSVIDRQMEKSKTNIKGSPIIVAGGYGVGSKENFDLLHKLAAVLGGEVGASRAAVDAGFTEHDRQIGQTGVTVRPKLYIACGISGQIQHIAGMQESSMIISINNDPNAPINTIADYVITGTVEEVIPKMIKYYKKNSK; encoded by the coding sequence ATGAATAATTTATTTGTATATTGCGAAATTGAAGACGGCATTGTGGCAGACGTAAGTCTGGAACTACTTACCAAAGGCCGCTCGCTGGCAACCCAACTTGGGTGCCGTCTGGAGGCTGTTGCCGCCGGAACAAAACTTGACGGCATAGGAGCTCAGGTATTCCCTTTTGGTGTGGATGTATTACATATTTTCGATGATGCACGCCTATTTCCCTATACTTCTCTGCCTCACACTTCTGTTCTCGTTAATTTGTTTACCGAAGAAAAACCGCAGATCGCCTTAATGGGTGCAACCAGTATCGGTCGCGACTTAGGTCCACGTGTTTCTTCTGCACTAACAAGCGGACTTACAGCAGACTGTACGTCTCTTGAAATTGGCGATCACGAAGAAAAGAAAGAAAACAAAGTATATAAGAATCTTCTTTATCAAATTCGTCCTGCTTTCGGGGGTAATATCGTTGCAACGATTGTTAACCCGGAGTGTCGTCCTCAGATGGCTACAGTTCGCGAGGGAGTGATGAAAAAAGAAATTTTAGATCCATCTTATAAAGGCGAAACAATCAAACACGATGTAAACAAGTATGTTAGTGAAACAGACTTCGTGGTATCTGTTATTGACCGTCAGATGGAAAAAAGCAAAACAAACATCAAAGGCTCACCAATTATTGTTGCAGGAGGTTATGGCGTTGGTTCCAAAGAAAACTTTGATTTACTTCATAAACTTGCTGCCGTTTTGGGTGGCGAAGTAGGAGCTTCCCGCGCTGCGGTTGATGCCGGATTTACTGAACACGATCGTCAGATTGGTCAAACCGGTGTTACTGTACGTCCGAAACTTTACATTGCCTGCGGTATATCCGGTCAGATTCAGCATATCGCCGGTATGCAGGAGAGTTCCATGATCATTTCCATCAACAATGATCCGAATGCTCCTATCAATACTATTGCCGACTATGTAATTACTGGTACGGTTGAGGAAGTAATTCCTAAGATGATTAAGTATTATAAGAAGAATTCAAAGTAA
- a CDS encoding carbonic anhydrase: MNRLVRITASEDIFPEYQNTPVGLLLEYHNLDRKFETYTQAQLLVGMCMDHRKHLHIPDNFAFIIRSGGANLRYSEFKVSYAIAVGNVRYIVIIAHNNCGMVNLFARKNQFIDGLVEKAGWSRERAEEHFEHYSPVFEIGNEIDFVLSEAKRLRLAYPRITVVPMYYKVEDNHLYLLRE; this comes from the coding sequence ATGAACAGATTAGTAAGAATAACAGCCTCTGAAGATATTTTTCCTGAATATCAAAATACGCCAGTCGGACTTCTTTTGGAATATCATAATCTCGATCGCAAATTTGAGACTTACACACAAGCGCAACTACTGGTAGGTATGTGTATGGATCATAGAAAACACCTTCATATTCCTGATAACTTTGCATTTATAATCCGTTCGGGAGGCGCTAATTTAAGATATAGCGAATTTAAAGTTTCTTACGCGATTGCTGTTGGTAACGTCAGATATATTGTGATTATTGCTCACAACAACTGCGGTATGGTTAATTTGTTTGCACGTAAAAATCAATTTATCGACGGACTTGTTGAAAAAGCAGGATGGAGCAGAGAAAGGGCCGAAGAACACTTTGAACACTATTCTCCCGTGTTCGAAATTGGAAATGAAATAGATTTTGTACTTAGCGAAGCCAAACGTCTCCGGCTTGCCTATCCACGAATAACGGTTGTACCAATGTACTACAAAGTAGAAGATAATCACTTATATTTATTAAGAGAATAG
- a CDS encoding electron transfer flavoprotein subunit beta/FixA family protein, with the protein MSLRIIVLAKQVPDTRNVGKDAMKADGTVNRAALPAIFNPEDLNALEQALRLKDAYPDTTITLLTMGPGRAAEIIREGLYRGADGGYLLTDRAFAGADTLATSYALSMAVRKIKEYDLILCGRQAIDGDTAQVGPQVAEKLGLSQITYAEEIQKVENGKITVKRRLERGVETVEGLLPIVITVNGTAPDCRPRNAKFLQKYKHAKTVTEKQESNDDYTELFNLRPYLNLTELSVADVEADVKACGLSGSPTKVKKIENVVFQAKESKTLSPSDTEIEELMIELIANHTIG; encoded by the coding sequence ATGAGTTTAAGAATTATTGTATTAGCAAAACAGGTACCGGATACACGTAACGTGGGTAAAGATGCTATGAAGGCCGATGGTACGGTTAACCGTGCCGCTCTTCCAGCAATTTTCAACCCGGAAGACCTGAATGCGTTGGAGCAAGCTTTGCGCTTGAAAGATGCTTATCCCGATACTACCATCACACTTCTTACGATGGGTCCGGGACGTGCAGCAGAAATTATCCGCGAAGGTTTATACCGTGGTGCAGATGGCGGCTATTTGTTGACAGACCGTGCTTTTGCAGGTGCCGACACGTTAGCTACCTCTTACGCGCTTTCAATGGCTGTTCGTAAAATAAAAGAGTATGATCTGATTCTTTGTGGTCGTCAGGCTATCGATGGCGATACAGCACAAGTTGGTCCTCAGGTGGCCGAAAAGCTTGGATTAAGTCAGATTACTTACGCAGAAGAAATCCAGAAAGTAGAAAATGGTAAAATAACTGTTAAACGTCGTCTTGAACGAGGTGTAGAAACAGTCGAAGGTCTTTTACCTATTGTTATTACAGTTAACGGTACAGCTCCCGACTGCCGTCCCCGTAACGCGAAGTTTTTGCAAAAGTATAAACATGCCAAAACCGTTACTGAAAAACAGGAATCAAACGATGATTATACTGAATTATTCAACCTGCGCCCATATCTGAATCTTACAGAATTAAGCGTAGCCGACGTAGAAGCTGATGTAAAAGCATGTGGATTATCAGGATCACCCACAAAAGTAAAGAAAATTGAAAATGTGGTATTTCAGGCTAAGGAAAGCAAAACACTGAGTCCGTCGGATACAGAGATTGAAGAACTGATGATCGAATTAATAGCAAACCACACCATCGGTTAA
- a CDS encoding acyl-CoA dehydrogenase family protein, translating to MANFYLDNPSMKHHLHHPLMKRIVELKERNYRDKDVCDYAPIDFEDAMDSYEKVLEIVGEICGDIIAPNAESVDHDGPTVKDGRVSYAAGTKQNLDAVVKAGLMGVAMPRRYTGLNFPIVPYIMAADLVSRADAGFENLWGLQDCAETLYEFGNEEQRQKYIPRICAGETMSMDLTEPDAGSDLQSVMLKATYSEKDGCWYLNGVKRFITNGDADIHLVLARSEDGTKDGRGLSMFIYDKKNGGVNVRRIENKMGIKGSPTCELVYKNAKAELCGDRKLGLIKYVMALMNGARLGIMAQAVGLSEAAYREGLAYAKDRKQFGKAIIEFPAIYEMVALMRAKADASRAMLYETARFVDMYKALEDMAKDQKLTPEERTEYKYYSKLADAFTPMGKGMTTEYANQNAYDAIQIHGGSGFMKDYACERIYRDARITNIYEGTTQLQVVAAIRHVTTGTYLSRIREYEAINYKPELGDLKKKLIAMTVIYAKLVTMVTETKDNEYIDFQARRLVEAGAHCVMGYLLLQDANADESFRRSAEVYINYGQAEVNKINGYICSFDMEDLGYYKQ from the coding sequence ATGGCTAATTTCTATTTAGATAATCCCAGCATGAAGCACCACTTGCATCATCCGCTTATGAAGCGGATTGTGGAGCTTAAAGAACGCAATTACAGAGATAAAGATGTTTGCGACTATGCACCTATCGATTTCGAAGATGCAATGGATAGCTACGAAAAAGTTCTGGAAATTGTTGGTGAAATTTGTGGTGATATTATCGCTCCTAATGCAGAGAGCGTTGATCATGACGGACCAACAGTAAAAGACGGACGTGTATCTTATGCAGCCGGAACCAAGCAAAACCTCGATGCTGTTGTAAAAGCAGGATTAATGGGTGTGGCAATGCCTCGTCGTTATACTGGTCTGAATTTCCCAATCGTTCCATATATCATGGCTGCAGATCTTGTTTCACGCGCCGATGCCGGTTTCGAAAACCTTTGGGGATTGCAAGACTGTGCCGAAACGTTATATGAATTCGGGAACGAAGAACAACGCCAGAAATATATACCGCGTATTTGTGCCGGCGAAACCATGTCGATGGACCTTACTGAGCCAGATGCAGGATCCGATTTACAATCGGTTATGCTTAAGGCAACTTACAGCGAAAAGGATGGTTGTTGGTATCTTAACGGTGTGAAACGTTTTATCACCAATGGTGATGCAGATATCCACCTGGTACTAGCCCGTAGCGAAGATGGAACTAAAGACGGACGTGGTCTGTCTATGTTTATTTACGATAAGAAAAACGGAGGTGTTAATGTACGCCGTATCGAAAATAAAATGGGTATCAAGGGTTCTCCTACCTGCGAGCTTGTTTACAAAAATGCAAAAGCAGAACTTTGTGGCGACCGCAAGCTTGGTCTTATTAAATACGTGATGGCTTTGATGAATGGTGCCCGTTTGGGAATTATGGCACAAGCCGTAGGTTTAAGTGAAGCTGCTTACCGCGAAGGACTTGCATATGCAAAAGACCGCAAACAGTTCGGAAAAGCGATTATCGAATTCCCTGCAATATACGAAATGGTAGCGCTTATGCGTGCAAAAGCAGACGCTTCACGTGCCATGTTGTATGAAACCGCCCGTTTTGTAGATATGTACAAGGCGCTGGAAGATATGGCAAAAGATCAAAAACTTACACCCGAAGAAAGAACTGAATATAAGTATTATAGCAAACTGGCAGATGCATTTACCCCAATGGGAAAAGGTATGACTACCGAATACGCCAACCAGAATGCCTACGATGCTATTCAAATTCACGGAGGTTCAGGTTTTATGAAAGACTATGCCTGCGAACGCATCTATCGTGACGCTCGTATCACAAATATTTACGAAGGAACTACACAATTACAGGTTGTAGCTGCCATCCGCCACGTAACCACAGGAACCTACCTAAGTCGTATACGCGAATACGAGGCAATCAACTACAAACCCGAATTGGGTGACTTGAAAAAGAAACTGATAGCGATGACAGTAATCTACGCTAAATTGGTTACTATGGTTACCGAAACGAAAGATAACGAGTACATCGACTTTCAGGCGCGTCGTCTGGTAGAAGCCGGAGCACACTGTGTAATGGGTTACCTATTATTACAAGATGCAAATGCAGATGAAAGCTTCCGTCGTTCCGCTGAGGTTTATATCAACTACGGACAAGCAGAAGTAAATAAGATCAATGGCTACATCTGTAGCTTCGATATGGAAGACCTGGGCTATTACAAACAATAG